In Papaver somniferum cultivar HN1 chromosome 1, ASM357369v1, whole genome shotgun sequence, a genomic segment contains:
- the LOC113334997 gene encoding magnesium transporter MRS2-I-like, which produces MVDVLFVKVYSGMVSSLPTLLINYSLRSFPILHPIWAYLEEMRREGLIVVPIDALITATASRGWICIDCTGEATVLDVDKSENQLHQKFQIHARDLRILDPLLSYPCAILGREKAILVNLEHIKAVITAEEVFLRDLTNDDDDNVIPVVDELKSHLPPAEKQGESTTFEFRALEVALKAICKFLDARTTELESASYPALDELKSKISSRTLDGVCKLKIEMTRLTGSVQKVRDVLKQLLDDGDKMAELYLSRKMASSPSISERAAETFCGDANDVKELKMLLEAYFMEAERTLNRLTTLREDIDVTVEYKFKNHRNQSIQLEHILNSGTFCQTILTQVTGIFGMNIPFTWNHAPYGFMFKWVVIVPVVLSVSVFGLIIDYARRKGLVGL; this is translated from the coding sequence ATGGTAGACGTCCTTTTCGTTAAGGTATATTCGGGAATGGTTAGCTCCCTTCCTACTCTCTTGATTAATTATTCATTAAGAAGTTTTCCAATTCTTCATCCCATCTGGGCATATTTGGAAGAAATGCGTCGAGAAGGGCTTATAGTAGTTCCAATAGATGCACTAATCACTGCAACAGCATCAAGAGGTTGGATTTGTATAGATTGTACCGGTGAAGCTACTGTTTTAGATGTTGATAAATCCGAAAATCAGTTGCATCAAAAATTTCAGATTCATGCAAGAGATTTGCGGATTCTTGATCCTTTATTATCTTATCCTTGTGCCATTCTAGGGAGAGAAAAAGCTATTCTTGTTAATTTAGAGCATATTAAAGCAGTAATCACTGCCGAAGAGGTATTTCTGCGGGATCTAacgaatgatgatgatgataatgttattccCGTGGTTGATGAACTTAAATCGCATTTGCCTCCTGCGGAAAAACAAGGTGAGTCAACTACCTTTGAGTTCCGGGCCTTAGAAGTGGCTCTGAAAGCTATTTGTAAATTTCTTGATGCCCGTACAACAGAACTGGAGTCTGCTTCCTATCCAGCACTAGATGAACTGAAATCCAAGATTAGTAGTCGCACCTTGGATGGTGTTTGTAAACTGAAGATTGAAATGACGAGATTGACAGGATCCGTGCAAAAGGTTAGAGATGTGCTTAAACAACTTTTGGACGATGGCGACAAAATGGCTGAACTGTACTTATCGAGGAAAATGGCTTCATCACCATCAATCAGTGAAAGAGCAGCAGAAACATTTTGTGGAGATGCGAACGATGTTAAAGAGCTTAAAATGTTGCTTGAGGCATACTTCATGGAAGCTGAACGCACCTTGAACAGATTGACCACATTACGTGAAGATATTGATGTCACCGTGGAGTACAAGTTTAAAAATCATAGAAATCAGTCGATTCAGTTGGAGCACATCCTAAATTCTGGTACTTTTTGCCAAACGATACTTACCCAGGTGACTGGGATATTTGGCATGAATATCCCATTTACATGGAATCATGCCCCGTACGGTTTCATGTTTAAATGGGTGGTCATTGTCCCGGTAGTGTTATCTGTATCTGTTTTCGGACTGATCATTGACTATGCTCGCCGCAAGGGTCTTGTTGGGTTATAG
- the LOC113334986 gene encoding magnesium transporter MRS2-I-like — translation MRREGNIVVVPMGVLTTAAASKSWVSLDSTGKATVLDVDILHRLQIHARDFRILDPLLSYPCAILGREKAILVNLEHFKAIITAEEVLLRYPMDDNVIPIVEELKTRLLPGDKEDESPFEFLALEVALEAVCNFLDARATDLEAASYPALDELTSKISSRSLDGVCKLKIEITRLAACVQKVRDVLKQLLNDGDNMAEMYLSRKLPSSSSISGSAGTFPGDNPNDVKELKMLLEAYFVEADRTLNRLTTLGKYIDVTEEYKLKNHRNQSSQLEHLLNSGTLCQSMYSAVVGIFDINIPFTWNHAPYDFVFKWVVIVPGVVCAAVFGLIVEYARRKGLVG, via the coding sequence ATGCGTCGAGAAGGGAATATAGTAGTAGTTCCAATGGGTGTACTAACGACTGCAGCAGCATCAAAAAGTTGGGTTTCATTAGATTCTACCGGTAAAGCTACAGTCTTAGATGTTGATATTTTGCATAGACTTCAGATTCATGCAAGAGATTTCCGGATTCTTGATCCTTTATTATCTTATCCTTGTGCCATTTTAGGGAGAGAAAAAGCCATTCTTGTTAATCTAGAGCATTTCAAAGCTATAATAACTGCAGAAGAGGTATTACTTCGGTATCCAATGGATGATAATGTAATTCCCATTGTTGAAGAACTTAAAACGCGGCTTCTTCCAGGagacaaagaagatgaatctCCCTTTGAGTTCCTGGCTTTAGAAGTGGCACTCGAAGCTGTTTGTAATTTTCTCGATGCCCGGGCAACAGATTTGGAGGCTGCTTCTTATCCAGCATTAGATGAGCTGACATCCAAGATTAGTAGTCGTAGCTTGGATGGTGTTTGTAAACTGAAGATTGAAATAACGAGATTGGCTGCATGCGTGCAAAAGGTTAGAGATGTGCTTAAACAACTTTTAAACGATGGCGACAATATGGCCGAAATGTACTTATCACGGAAACTACCTTCATCATCTTCCATCAGTGGAAGTGCAGGAACATTTCCGGGAGATAATCCGAACGATGTTAAAGAGCTTAAAATGCTGCTTGAGGCATACTTCGTAGAAGCTGACCGTACCTTGAACAGATTGACCACCTTAGGTAAATATATTGATGTCACCGAGGAGTACAAGCTCAAAAATCACAGAAATCAGTCGAGTCAGTTGGAGCACCTCCTAAATTCTGGTACTCTTTGCCAGTCAATGTATTCCGCCGTGGTTGGGATATTTGACATAAATATACCATTTACATGGAATCATGCCCCATATGACTTTGTGTTTAAATGGGTGGTTATTGTCCCGGGAGTGGTATGTGCAGCTGTTTTTGGACTGATTGTAGAGTATGCCCGCCGCAAGGGTCTTGTTGGGTAA